A genome region from Euphorbia lathyris chromosome 4, ddEupLath1.1, whole genome shotgun sequence includes the following:
- the LOC136227119 gene encoding cytokinin riboside 5'-monophosphate phosphoribohydrolase LOG7-like, translated as MDGSQSQFRRICVFCGSSPDKNPSFQLSALQLAHQLVERNIDLVYRGGSIGLMGLVSQAVNDGGRHVLGVIPKTLMPYQITGETVGKVRAVSGRHQRKAEMARQADAFIALPGGYGTLEELLEVITWAQLGIHEKPRYDITSFHKLAFSDDRSFWKIVAFQKFQTILAL; from the exons ATGGATGGCAGCCAATCTCA ATTCAGACGTATTTGTGTTTTTTGCGGCAGCAGCCCCGACAAAAACCCTAGCTTCCAGCTTTCCGCTCTTCAACTTGCCCATCAACTG GTTGAAAGGAACATTGATCTGGTTTATCGCGGAGGAAGTATCGGTTTAATGGGCCTGGTTTCTCAAGCTGTTAACGACGGCGGCCGCCATGTTTTGGG AGTGATACCAAAGACTCTTATGCC TTATCAAATTACCGGAGAGACAGTAGGGAAAGTAAGAGCTGTATCCGGCAGGCACCAGCGCAAGGCGGAGATGGCTCGCCAAGCTGATGCTTTTATAGCATTACCAGGTGGTTATGGAACCTTGGAAGAGCTTCTGGAAGTGATCACATGGGCTCAGCTTGGAATCCATGAAAAGCCG AGATATGATATTACCTCCTTTCACAAGCTTGCCTTTTCTGACGACCGCTCGTTTTGGAAGATTGTGGCCTTTCAGAAATTTCAGACAATCTTGGCTCTTTGA
- the LOC136226933 gene encoding disease resistance protein RPM1-like, whose protein sequence is MADGTVKFLLTQLSAFLKEEYKLLNGVEADVTFMEDGFALTSAFLRVAEVNEEHNSNDLIKAWVNNLRDTSFDMQDVLDEFKLHFAHNRGHTGTCTTTLEKTCHFIYSLKARHQIAKRMKGIRSRLHDITETYNSLQTTNQNIRLRGINDGGTAIQRNDQPDALLDQRNLVGITRPKNHLIGWLLNSKSDREAVSVVGEGGLGKTTLIKQVYDDAEVKKHFKFRAWITLTRHFKTVDLLKDMLQQLLQRMRRPNPSGVDNMGSYSLASVINDFLVKRRYLIVLDDVWEHEAWDVFQMAFPNNNKGSRILLTTQILPVANRCCSESSDRIYRMEPLPRQESWALFCNYTFQRNPCPENLLNISDRILNKCEGLPLAIVAISGVLAAVDTSRLEEWEMVYRSLGAEIQGSDSLGRMRKVLLLSYYFLPSNLQSCLLYFCIFPECYPIEKMRLIRLWIAEGFVTRTEGKTLEEVAESYLNGLIERSLIQVVETTSDDRVKRCRIQGLLREVIISKAKELSFAAKVTEGSIIPEKVRRLSIHNAGAGTRTPYFASRLCSLLVFSGLEPLPEFLPFSLTSAHLKMLFVLDLSGTPLQVFPDEVTTLLLLKYLSLRDTKVNSIPSSIQKLQYLETLDLKNSCVTELPTSIVNLQKLRHLLVYRYETEVDDHLQTKYTIGFRLPTTTHIRGLQSLQKLCFLEPNGNTSLLQELGTLKRLRRLGIVNMREEDGEHLCSSILKLTNLRTLSLSSIKESEVINLNPLNSAPTYLQRLYLTGCLGTLPRWMSSLDNLKKLVFKWSRLTENPLPDLQRLPNLLHLEFLEAYDGETLRFEGGFKKLKFLGINKLDRLKEISVGRGAMRCLQKLIVQRCQLLKKVPSGIEHLHRLKVVEFINMPIELIMTLHPDRDEYGDYTRVARVPEVNFYTYWNNGSWDVFSLERFRKEILAQPDRRIINTTTYARQLSAVAKDGGGCGLTPIIGMMSVIIIIVATFYQWQ, encoded by the coding sequence ATGGCCGATGGAACAGTAAAGTTCCTACTGACTCAACTCTCGGCATTTCTAAAAGAAGAGTACAAGTTACTAAACGGCGTTGAAGCAGATGTCACGTTCATGGAGGATGGATTCGCTTTGACGTCGGCCTTTTTAAGAGTTGCAGAGGTAAATGAAGAGCATAACAGTAATGATCTAATCAAAGCCTGGGTCAACAACTTAAGAGACACAAGCTTTGACATGCAAGATGTTCTTGATGAATTCAAACTGCATTTTGCACATAATCGCGGCCATACAGGAACCTGTACTACTACTCTTGAAAAGACTTGTCACTTCATTTACTCTCTGAAAGCTCGTCATCAAATTGCTAAAAGGATGAAAGGAATCAGAAGCAGATTACATGACATAACAGAGACCTACAACTCATTACAAACCACCAACCAAAATATCAGATTGCGAGGAATCAACGATGGAGGCACTGCAATACAGCGGAATGACCAACCAGATGCGCTTCTCGATCAACGCAATTTGGTAGGCATCACAAGGCCCAAAAATCATCTTATTGGGTGGCTCCTTAACAGCAAGTCAGACCGTGAAGCTGTTTCAGTGGTCGGAGAAGGAGGGCTGGGTAAAACTACGCTAATTAAACAAGTATATGATGATGCTGAGGTGAAAAAACACTTCAAATTCCGTGCTTGGATCACGCTTACTCGACATTTCAAGACAGTTGACCTTCTAAAAGACATGCTCCAACAGCTCTTACAGAGAATGAGGCGGCCAAATCCTTCCGGAGTGGACAATATGGGCAGTTATTCTCTGGCGAGTGTAATAAATGATTTCCTTGTGAAAAGAAGGTACCTTATTGTCTTAGACGATGTATGGGAACATGAAGCTTGGGATGTATTTCAAATGGCATTTCCAAACAACAATAAGGGCAGCCGAATTTTGCTCACAACACAGATTTTACCGGTTGCCAATCGCTGCTGCTCTGAATCTTCTGATAGAATCTACAGGATGGAGCCATTGCCTAGACAAGAATCTTGGGCACTCTTCTGCAACTACACATTTCAGAGAAATCCTTGTCCTGAAAACCTGTTGAATATTTCGGATCGAATCCTAAATAAATGCGAGGGATTGCCACTAGCAATCGTAGCAATTAGCGGAGTTTTAGCTGCAGTAGACACCAGCAGGCTAGAGGAATGGGAGATGGTTTACCGAAGCCTTGGTGCTGAAATACAAGGCAGTGACAGTCTGGGAAGAATGAGAAAAGTACTCTTACTTAGTTACTATTTTCTACCTTCCAATCTCCAATCTTGCTTACTCTACTTCTGCATCTTTCCTGAATGCTATCCAATTGAAAAGATGAGACTCATTAGATTGTGGATAGCAGAAGGATTTGTGACAAGAACTGAAGGGAAGACATTAGAGGAAGTTGCAGAAAGCTACCTGAATGGACTCATAGAAAGAAGCTTAATCCAAGTTGTAGAGACAACCAGTGATGACCGGGTAAAAAGATGCCGTATCCAAGGTCTTCTGCGTGAGGTTATCATCTCCAAGGCTAAGGAGCTGAGTTTCGCAGCAAAAGTTACAGAAGGAAGCATAATCCCTGAAAAAGTCCGTCGCTTATCCATTCACAATGCCGGGGCAGGAACACGTACACCTTACTTTGCCTCTAGATTGTGTTCGTTACTTGTGTTTTCCGGGCTAGAACCTTTACCGGAATTTCTACCATTTAGTTTGACTTCTGCCCATTTGAAAATGTTGTTCGTGTTAGATCTGAGTGGCACACCTTTGCAGGTTTTTCCAGACGAAGTTACCACTCTCTTGCTCTTAAAGTATCTGAGTTTGAGGGATACCAAGGTGAATTCCATCCCGAGCTCTATCCAGAAATTGCAGTACCTGGAAACTCTAGATTTGAAGAATTCTTGTGTCACAGAGTTGCCCACTTCAATCGTGAATCTCCAGAAACTTCGCCACCTACTTGTTTACCGGTATGAAACTGAGGTTGATGATCATCTGCAGACCAAGTACACGATTGGGTTTAGGCTACCGACCACAACTCATATACGGGGTCTGCAATCCCTACAAAAGCTTTGTTTCTTAGAGCCAAACGGAAATACCAGTCTCTTGCAAGAATTAGGAACGCTGAAAAGGCTGAGAAGGTTGGGCATTGTAAATATGAGGGAAGAAGATGGTGAACATCTGTGTTCTTCCATTCTGAAGCTGACAAATCTTCGTACATTATCGCTTTCCTCAATCAAGGAAAGTGAGGTCATCAATTTGAATCCCTTGAATTCAGCTCCAACATATCTTCAAAGACTATACCTGACAGGATGTTTAGGGACACTACCAAGGTGGATGTCTTCTCTAGATAATTTGAAGAAGTTGGTCTTCAAATGGAGTAGGTTAACTGAAAATCCACTGCCAGATCTTCAACGTTTGCCCAATTTGTTACACCTTGAATTTTTGGAGGCCTATGATGGAGAGACACTGAGATTTGAAGGAGGATTTAAAAAGCTGAAGTTTTTGGGTATAAACAAACTAGATAGACTCAAAGAGATAAGTGTGGGGCGAGGAGCAATGCGCTGTCTTCAAAAGCTAATTGTTCAGAGGTGTCAGCTACTGAAGAAGGTTCCATCTGGCATAGAACATCTCCACAGGCTGAAAGTAGTAGAGTTCATTAATATGCCAATAGAATTGATCATGACATTACATCCGGATCGAGATGAATATGGAGATTATACAAGGGTTGCACGAGTCCCGGAGGTCAACTTCTATACTTACTGGAATAATGGTAGTTGGGATGTCTTTTCCTTGGAGAGATTCAGAAAGGAAATCCTTGCGCAGCCTGACCGTAGGATCATCAATACGACAACTTACGCCAGGCAGTTGTCTGCCGTCGCCAAAGATGGAGGTGGCTGTGGTTTAACACCTATAATTGGTATGATGTCAGTCATAATTATTATAGTTGCAACATTTTATCAATGGCAATAG